One stretch of Prunus persica cultivar Lovell chromosome G1, Prunus_persica_NCBIv2, whole genome shotgun sequence DNA includes these proteins:
- the LOC18793959 gene encoding cysteine-rich receptor-like protein kinase 29, producing MVSSSSHSLLSRITLVIITINLNTQLIFAQPRYLSKFCFPNEGNYTTNSTYRTNLNRLLSTSLLSNGNGHGFYSSSSTQNDLERICAIGLCTGDINPDACGSCLSNSTIFIAQACPNQKVAVLWREVCMLRYSNRSIRGFMEAGAIFYTTSSGNMSSSNVGRFNRQLMTLLERLRGEAAAGGDLVKFAVGNVSKNNVISQTIYGLAQCTPDLTELDCNNCLVSIAGDIPQCCYGKLGGRLGTPSCYIYKYISPLLHWDIYLQALQFDFASIRVATNNFSEENKLGWGGFGDVYRGTLLSGEDIAVKRLSTDSALGDLEFKNEVLLVARLQHRNLVRLLGFCLEGNERLLVYEFVPNASLDQFIFDPIKCANLVWESRYKIILGIGWGLLFPHEDSRFRIIHCDLKTSNILLDAEMNAKISDFGMTKLFMLDQRQGETIRIVGTYGYMAHEYGYFYDKSDVYSFGVLVLEIISGQKMCSSRHEENEDLLSYARKNWKEGTASNLIDPTLRTGSRTDEIMRCIQIGLLWLQQSMAARPTMASVILMLTSSSLSLPVPSQPPFFMIELEMSGVVG from the exons ATGGTTTCCTCAAGCTCTCATTCATTACTTTCTCGAATTACTCTAGTAATCATCACCATTAACCTAAACACTCAATTAATCTTTGCTCAGCCACGTTACCTGTccaagttttgttttcccaACGAAGGCAACTACACCACCAACAGCACTTACCGCACAAACCTCAACAGACTTCTCTCCACTTCTCTCCTCTCCAACGGTAACGGCCACGGCTTCTACAGCTCCTCCTCCACCCAAAACGACCTCGAAAGGATCTGCGCAATCGGGCTCTGTACAGGAGACATTAACCCCGATGCTTGCGGTAGTTGCCTCAGTAACTCTACAATCTTCATCGCACAAGCTTGCCCTAACCAAAAGGTGGCAGTTCTATGGCGGGAGGTTTGCATGCTACGCTACTCAAACCGCTCCATACGTGGCTTCATGGAAGCCGGTGCGATTTTCTATACCACGAGCTCCGGCAACATGTCGTCATCTAACGTCGGAAGGTTCAACCGGCAGCTCATGACCCTGCTGGAAAGATTGAGAGGTGAAGCAGCGGCTGGTGGCGATCTTGTTAAGTTTGCAGTTGGAAACGTTTcgaaaaataatgttatttcTCAGACGATATATGGACTTGCTCAGTGTACACCGGATTTGACTGAGCTCGACTGTAACAATTGCTTAGTATCAATTGCTGGTGACATCCCACAGTGCTGTTATGGGAAGCTTGGTGGGAGACTTGGTACACCCAgctgttatatatataaatatatcagCCCACTTCTACATTGGGATATATACCTTCAAGCTTTGCAATTCGATTTTGCCTCCATTAGAGTTGCCACAAATAActtttctgaagaaaataagCTCGGATGGGGTGGATTTGGTGATGTTTACAGG GGGACGCTTCTCAGTGGAGAAGATATAGCAGTGAAAAGACTATCTACGGATTCTGCACTAGGAGATTTGGAATTTAAAAATGAGGTCTTGTTAGTGGCCAGGCTACAACACCGCAATTTAGTTAGGCTCCTTGGTTTTTGCCTGGAAGGAAATGAAAGGCTTCTTGTCTATGAGTTTGTCCCTAACGCAAGTCTCGATCAATTCATATTTG ATCCAATCAAGTGCGCTAATTTGGTTTGGGAGAGTCGCTACAAAATCATACTAGGAATTGGATGGGGGCTCCTTTTCCCTCACGAAGATTCTCGTTTTAGAATTATTCACTGTGATTTGAAAACTAGCAACATTTTGTTAGATGCAGAAATGAATgcaaaaatttcagattttggcaTGACAAAGTTGTTTATGCTTGATCAAAGACAAGGCGAGACCATTCGAATTGTGGGGACCTA TGGATATATGGCTCATGAATATGGATACTTTTATGATAAGTCCGATGTTTATAGCTTTGGTGTACTAGTTTTGGAGATAATAAGTGGACAAAAAATGTGTTCTTCCCGCCATGAAGAGAATGAGGATCTTCTAAGCTAT GCAcggaaaaattggaaggaaggGACAGCTTCAAATCTAATAGATCCCACCTTGAGAACTGGTTCAAGAACTGATGAAATAATGAGATGCATCCAAATTGGATTGTTATGGCTGCAACAATCTATGGCTGCAAGGCCAACTATGGCTTCAGTTATTCTCATGCTTACTAGCAGCTCTCTCAGTCTCCCAGTACCCTCACAGCCACCCTTTTTTATGATCGAATTGGAGATGTCTGGTGTGGTAGGATGA